A single region of the Anaerostipes rhamnosivorans genome encodes:
- a CDS encoding TetR/AcrR family transcriptional regulator, producing the protein MDETSQKIIDAAMSLVRDKGYVATTTKDIANEAGVNECTLFRKFHNKKSIVMSGIDQEKWRGNLTPEVFCDIRWDLAHDLEMFMTEYMKRITPDFVKLSIGLRAPQIYEDTAPFIMKIPQAFMSSLTDYFEQMEQKGKIPKLDFEAMALTLFSSTFGFTFLNASFDHELMGISREAFIKQTVSVFLHGIQDDNKMSSL; encoded by the coding sequence ATGGATGAGACCAGCCAGAAAATCATAGATGCTGCCATGTCCTTAGTAAGAGATAAAGGCTATGTGGCGACTACCACAAAGGATATCGCAAATGAAGCCGGGGTCAACGAATGTACTCTGTTTAGGAAGTTTCATAATAAGAAAAGCATTGTAATGAGCGGTATTGACCAGGAAAAATGGAGAGGAAATTTGACGCCGGAGGTTTTCTGTGACATTCGGTGGGACTTAGCCCATGACCTGGAGATGTTCATGACGGAATACATGAAAAGGATAACTCCGGACTTTGTGAAACTGTCCATTGGTCTCAGAGCCCCTCAGATCTATGAGGACACGGCCCCGTTTATTATGAAGATTCCTCAGGCATTCATGTCGTCGCTTACAGATTACTTTGAGCAGATGGAGCAAAAAGGGAAGATTCCCAAACTGGATTTTGAGGCAATGGCTTTGACGCTTTTCTCCAGTACATTTGGATTCACTTTTCTGAATGCTTCCTTCGACCATGAGCTTATGGGGATCAGCAGAGAAGCCTTTATAAAACAAACCGTTTCTGTGTTCCTGCATGGAATTCAGGACGACAACAAAATGAGCAGTCTATAA
- the ilvB gene encoding biosynthetic-type acetolactate synthase large subunit, which translates to MNITGAELVVKALKEEKIDTLFAYPGGQAIDLFHALYGERGIRVITPRHEQGLIHAADGYARTTGKTGVCLVTSGPGATNLVTGIATANIDSVPLVCFTGQVPTGLIGKDSFQEVDTVSIVKTVCKYAVTVRDRKELGSAIKKAFEAAKTGKPGVAVVDLPKDIQQELGPDLYSANGKLRPEADIPPEQIRQVEDILGTCRRPLFLAGGGVNIAHAGKEMTHLAEKTGIPVVTTIMGKGAVPTSHPLYIGNLGIHGSFAANTAVSQCDVLFAIGTRFNDRIIGNADEFARQAVVIHADIEPKMISRNIGVDVPITADAKGVISALSEHAKILDIEDWKNKITLWKQQHPLVLRTKYPDKINAWDVIGEINTIFERAVITTDVGQNQMWTTQFLELNDKKQLITSGGLGTMGYGFPAAIGAKLGNPDKDVISICGDGGFQMNLQEIATAAAYELPVVVCILNNGYLGNVRQWQEMFYDKHYASTCTRYRQSCPLECSGPSADCPEFFPDFVRLAESYGSKGIRVQRTEDIGDALLEAKKTKKVPTVIEFILGREDNVLPIVPPGNPLNSMIE; encoded by the coding sequence ATGAACATAACAGGAGCAGAATTGGTCGTTAAAGCATTGAAGGAGGAGAAAATAGATACCTTATTTGCTTATCCTGGAGGCCAGGCTATAGATTTATTTCATGCGCTCTATGGTGAGAGGGGCATTCGGGTGATCACTCCCCGGCATGAACAGGGGCTGATTCACGCCGCAGACGGCTATGCCCGCACCACAGGCAAAACAGGAGTCTGTCTGGTGACCAGCGGTCCGGGCGCGACCAATCTTGTGACAGGCATTGCCACGGCCAACATAGACAGTGTTCCCCTTGTCTGTTTTACAGGGCAGGTTCCCACGGGTTTGATTGGAAAGGATTCTTTCCAGGAGGTTGACACTGTCTCTATTGTGAAGACGGTCTGTAAATATGCGGTCACGGTCCGCGACCGTAAAGAACTGGGGTCTGCCATAAAAAAAGCATTTGAGGCTGCCAAAACAGGGAAACCCGGAGTAGCGGTGGTTGACCTGCCGAAAGATATCCAGCAGGAGCTTGGTCCTGATCTGTATTCTGCCAATGGGAAACTGCGGCCGGAGGCGGATATTCCCCCGGAACAGATCCGGCAGGTAGAAGATATTCTGGGAACATGCCGAAGACCTTTATTTTTGGCAGGAGGAGGTGTCAACATCGCCCATGCCGGCAAGGAAATGACGCACTTAGCAGAGAAAACAGGGATTCCAGTGGTAACGACAATTATGGGCAAAGGAGCCGTTCCCACTAGCCATCCTCTTTACATTGGAAATCTGGGCATACACGGGAGCTTTGCCGCCAACACAGCGGTCAGCCAATGTGATGTATTGTTTGCCATCGGCACCAGATTTAATGACCGCATCATTGGAAATGCAGATGAGTTTGCCAGGCAGGCAGTGGTGATCCATGCAGATATAGAACCAAAGATGATTTCACGAAATATCGGCGTCGATGTGCCAATCACAGCAGATGCAAAAGGCGTCATCTCTGCACTGTCTGAACATGCCAAAATCCTGGACATTGAAGACTGGAAAAACAAGATCACACTTTGGAAACAGCAGCATCCGCTGGTGTTGAGAACAAAGTACCCTGATAAGATCAACGCCTGGGATGTGATAGGTGAAATCAATACGATATTCGAACGAGCGGTCATTACGACAGACGTGGGGCAGAACCAGATGTGGACAACACAGTTTCTTGAATTGAATGATAAAAAGCAGCTGATCACATCCGGAGGTTTAGGTACGATGGGATATGGTTTTCCCGCCGCCATAGGAGCAAAGCTGGGCAACCCGGACAAGGATGTGATCTCCATCTGCGGGGACGGGGGATTCCAGATGAATCTTCAGGAGATTGCCACGGCAGCAGCCTATGAGCTTCCGGTGGTTGTCTGTATTTTAAATAACGGATATTTGGGAAATGTCCGTCAATGGCAGGAGATGTTTTATGACAAACATTATGCTTCCACCTGTACCCGCTACCGTCAGAGCTGTCCTTTGGAGTGCAGCGGCCCATCAGCAGATTGTCCTGAGTTTTTTCCGGATTTCGTGCGTCTGGCAGAGAGTTATGGGTCAAAAGGGATTCGAGTACAGAGAACAGAAGACATAGGAGATGCATTATTAGAGGCTAAGAAAACAAAAAAGGTTCCCACAGTCATTGAATTTATTCTGGGACGGGAGGATAATGTCCTGCCTATTGTTCCTCCTGGGAATCCATTGAACAGTATGATTGAGTGA
- a CDS encoding RrF2 family transcriptional regulator, with translation MKISTKGRYAVRLLYDLAQHNTGEWISLKDVSKRQGISIKYLEQIVRQLSVCGYLKSLRGPRGGYQLSKKPSEYTIADVLEITEGSIAPVACLDDETNQCDRYYDCPTIFIWEGLERVVRDYLNSVTIQDILDRAAAKGGNDFVI, from the coding sequence ATGAAGATCTCAACAAAAGGAAGATATGCGGTTCGTCTGTTATATGATTTGGCACAGCATAATACTGGAGAATGGATTTCATTAAAAGATGTCTCTAAACGTCAGGGAATCTCTATCAAGTATTTAGAACAGATCGTGCGCCAGCTCAGTGTGTGCGGATATTTAAAAAGCCTGAGAGGACCAAGGGGAGGATACCAGCTTTCCAAAAAGCCTTCAGAATATACGATCGCAGATGTACTGGAGATCACAGAGGGGAGCATCGCCCCGGTGGCATGTCTGGATGATGAGACCAACCAGTGTGACCGCTATTATGACTGTCCCACCATTTTTATCTGGGAGGGGCTTGAAAGGGTTGTCCGGGATTATTTAAACAGTGTTACAATTCAGGATATCTTAGATCGCGCCGCTGCTAAGGGCGGCAATGATTTTGTCATATAG
- a CDS encoding MATE family efflux transporter, with amino-acid sequence MKREIHKAESPVFTLIKFCIPLILSGILQQLYNWVDAFIVGNVAGENALAAIGSTSTIINLFLTAITGFTLGLSILFAQKFGGGRNDHISKILSVFSVVLGGTFLFISVIGIAGAYPLLRIMNTTQETIHMAKAYLQIILIGIPLLAIYNVYASALRGIGNSRAPFGSVLCSSVVNVILDIMFVGGLHWGVTGAAAATVISQAVMTVFIILYSVKKYPFLCFTIKKWSLDSMVLREGLHLGIPPMIQSCISSFGGLILQNFMNGFGTQTVAAITTAYRVDTIILLPIINLGSGISTMVAQNFGAGKRKQITKIVYAGTAMMICVSLLLTWLVLETGGYLISMFGVSPASAEIGKDFFQRIAAFYVIYGLAMSIRGYIEGIGDVLYSSISGMIALISRIIFSYAFVGVCQNMIIAYAEAGSWGVLFLLYVSRILWKKKVSFQNKN; translated from the coding sequence ATGAAAAGAGAAATACATAAAGCAGAAAGTCCAGTCTTTACATTGATAAAGTTCTGCATCCCCCTTATTTTAAGCGGTATCCTACAGCAGCTTTATAATTGGGTGGATGCATTTATCGTTGGGAATGTAGCAGGAGAAAACGCACTGGCAGCAATCGGATCAACAAGTACCATCATCAATCTATTTCTTACCGCGATTACGGGTTTTACTCTTGGACTTTCTATTTTATTTGCACAGAAATTCGGAGGCGGGAGAAATGATCATATATCCAAAATCCTCTCAGTATTTTCTGTAGTCCTGGGCGGAACTTTCTTATTCATATCAGTCATAGGCATTGCCGGGGCATATCCATTGCTCCGCATCATGAACACCACACAGGAAACCATTCATATGGCAAAGGCCTATCTTCAGATCATACTGATTGGAATACCGCTTCTTGCCATATATAACGTATATGCTTCAGCGCTCCGCGGAATTGGAAACAGCCGCGCACCTTTTGGATCTGTGCTCTGTTCCTCTGTCGTAAATGTCATATTAGATATTATGTTTGTTGGGGGACTGCATTGGGGTGTTACCGGGGCGGCCGCTGCAACAGTGATCTCTCAGGCTGTAATGACAGTATTTATCATATTGTACAGCGTAAAGAAATATCCATTCCTGTGTTTCACTATAAAGAAATGGTCACTGGACTCTATGGTCTTGAGAGAAGGACTTCACCTGGGGATACCTCCTATGATTCAATCTTGCATCAGCTCATTCGGCGGCCTTATCCTGCAAAACTTCATGAATGGATTCGGTACTCAGACAGTTGCGGCTATCACAACAGCATATCGTGTCGATACGATCATACTGCTCCCAATCATAAACCTTGGTTCTGGAATATCTACAATGGTTGCACAAAATTTTGGAGCGGGAAAAAGAAAACAGATTACTAAGATTGTATATGCTGGAACTGCTATGATGATTTGTGTATCTTTGTTGCTAACGTGGCTTGTATTAGAAACCGGCGGATATTTAATTTCCATGTTTGGAGTAAGTCCTGCTTCAGCGGAGATTGGAAAGGACTTTTTTCAGAGAATTGCCGCATTTTATGTGATTTATGGCCTCGCGATGTCAATCCGTGGTTATATAGAAGGAATTGGAGATGTCTTATACTCAAGTATATCGGGAATGATTGCGTTGATTTCCCGTATTATATTTTCTTATGCTTTTGTTGGAGTATGCCAAAATATGATCATTGCATATGCGGAAGCCGGCTCCTGGGGTGTTTTGTTTTTACTGTATGTATCACGTATCCTGTGGAAGAAAAAGGTTTCCTTCCAAAATAAAAATTAA
- the cysK gene encoding cysteine synthase A: MAGIYQNVTELIGNTPLVRLNRLEKEYGADAQIIAKLEYFNPAGSVKDRVAAQMIEDAEAAGKLKEGSVIIEPTSGNTGIGLASIAASRGYRIILTMPETMSVERRNLLKAYGAEVVLTDGTKGMNGAIAKAEELAEELENSFIPGQFVNASNPKRHKKTTGPEIWNDTDGEIDFFVSGIGTGGTITGTGEYLKEKNPDIQIVAVEPTGSPVLSKGQSGPHKIQGIGAGFVPDVLNTKIYDEIIAVEDADAFELGRAIARKEGILVGISSGAALWAAIQLAKRPENKGKKIVALLPDTGDRYLSTPMFS, translated from the coding sequence ATGGCAGGAATCTATCAGAATGTGACAGAGTTAATAGGAAACACACCGCTGGTGCGCTTAAACCGTCTGGAAAAGGAATATGGAGCAGACGCACAGATCATTGCTAAGCTGGAATACTTTAATCCGGCAGGAAGCGTCAAAGACCGTGTAGCGGCACAGATGATCGAGGATGCAGAGGCGGCTGGAAAGTTAAAAGAAGGATCTGTGATCATTGAGCCAACCTCCGGAAATACTGGGATCGGACTGGCGTCTATCGCGGCTTCCAGAGGATACCGCATTATTCTTACAATGCCGGAAACCATGAGCGTAGAGCGCAGGAATCTGTTAAAGGCATATGGAGCGGAAGTTGTACTTACAGACGGCACCAAAGGCATGAATGGAGCCATCGCCAAGGCTGAGGAACTGGCAGAAGAACTTGAGAACAGCTTCATCCCAGGACAGTTTGTGAATGCTTCAAATCCGAAACGCCATAAAAAAACAACAGGGCCTGAAATCTGGAACGATACGGACGGAGAAATTGATTTCTTTGTCTCCGGCATTGGAACCGGCGGAACCATCACCGGAACCGGAGAATATCTGAAGGAAAAAAATCCTGACATTCAGATCGTGGCAGTAGAGCCTACAGGATCCCCAGTGCTCTCAAAGGGTCAGAGCGGACCTCATAAAATCCAGGGTATTGGAGCAGGATTTGTGCCGGACGTGCTGAATACAAAGATCTACGATGAGATCATTGCCGTGGAGGATGCGGATGCATTTGAATTGGGAAGAGCCATTGCAAGAAAAGAAGGAATTCTTGTTGGAATCTCCTCAGGAGCGGCTCTCTGGGCTGCCATTCAGCTGGCAAAACGTCCAGAGAACAAAGGAAAGAAGATCGTAGCACTGCTTCCGGATACCGGTGACAGATATCTCTCTACACCAATGTTTTCCTGA
- the polA gene encoding DNA polymerase I yields MEKKLMLIDGHSILNRAFYALPDMTNSQGLHTNAILGFLNIMFKFLDEEKPTHFAVAFDLKAPTFRHEMFKEYKGTRKPMPEELREQVPVIKDVLKAMDIPLMMEEGYEADDLLGTMSVVGEKEGYQVRIISGDRDLLQLATENVQIRIPKTKGGGNVVEDYFAKDVMEAYGVTPKEFIDMKALMGDASDNIPGIPGIGEKTAAKIIKEFKSIENAHEHIEDVMPKRAKNKLEEFYDQGVLSKELATIKLDCPIELSFEDAKINDIFTGEAYQLLKKLEFKSVLKKFEGEHGEEFSVDIRKVSNLDEADQIFTKAKKSQAAGLALYHEQDSTFLGLCTGGTEVFLFQTEGFLTDEYLMGQAGELYRLVPEVSMMDVKEFLNELSLSEEDRSIFDAALAAYLLNPLKSTYEYDDISRDYLGVLLPSKKELLDKRKSIFEQGELIPEGEQIIGYEAYVACACVEPLKKKLKETGMLSLYEEIEIPTMVALHDMEVRGIHVDRQALKQYGDQLVGRIEELKDLIYKEAGEEFNINSPKQLGVVLFEHMKLEGGKKTKTGYSTSVDVLEKIEHLYPIISYILEYRQLTKLKSTYADGLANYIGEDERIHGKFNQTITATGRISSTEPNLQNIPARVELGRAIRKVFLPEEGYTFVDADYSQIELRVLAHLSGDENLIHAYEMEQDIHARTASEVFGVPIDQVTSIQRRDAKAVNFGIVYGLSAFGLSQDLKITRKQAQEYIDKYFETYPKVKEYLNREVEKGKEEGFVTTMFQRIRPIPELKSSNFMQRNFGERVAMNSPIQGTAADIIKIAMIRVNMELKKRKLKSRLILQIHDELLIEAYDSEVEEVKEILTKEMMSAAKLSVPLSIDIHTGSSWYEAK; encoded by the coding sequence ATGGAAAAAAAATTAATGCTGATCGATGGCCACAGCATCCTGAACCGGGCGTTTTATGCGCTGCCGGATATGACCAACAGCCAGGGACTGCATACAAATGCAATCCTCGGATTTTTAAATATCATGTTTAAGTTCCTGGATGAGGAAAAGCCCACCCACTTTGCTGTAGCATTTGACTTGAAAGCGCCTACGTTCAGGCACGAAATGTTTAAGGAATACAAAGGCACCAGAAAACCTATGCCAGAGGAACTGAGGGAACAGGTTCCGGTGATAAAAGACGTGCTGAAGGCTATGGATATCCCGCTAATGATGGAAGAAGGCTATGAGGCGGATGACCTGCTCGGAACAATGTCTGTGGTTGGTGAAAAAGAGGGCTACCAGGTAAGGATCATTTCTGGGGACCGGGATCTTTTACAACTGGCCACAGAAAATGTACAGATCCGCATTCCAAAGACAAAGGGCGGCGGAAATGTAGTAGAAGATTATTTTGCAAAGGACGTCATGGAAGCTTACGGGGTGACCCCAAAAGAATTCATCGACATGAAAGCGTTGATGGGCGATGCCTCCGACAATATTCCGGGGATCCCGGGGATTGGGGAAAAGACAGCGGCTAAGATCATCAAGGAGTTTAAGAGTATTGAAAATGCCCACGAACACATTGAGGATGTGATGCCAAAGAGGGCGAAAAACAAGCTGGAAGAGTTTTACGATCAGGGTGTTTTAAGCAAAGAACTGGCAACCATTAAGCTGGACTGCCCCATTGAGCTTTCATTTGAGGACGCGAAGATCAATGATATTTTTACAGGGGAGGCTTATCAGCTGCTGAAAAAGCTGGAATTCAAGTCTGTCTTAAAGAAGTTTGAGGGAGAACATGGAGAAGAGTTTTCCGTGGACATCCGCAAGGTTTCAAATCTGGATGAAGCAGACCAGATTTTTACCAAGGCGAAAAAAAGCCAGGCTGCAGGACTTGCGCTGTACCATGAACAAGACAGCACATTTCTCGGGCTCTGCACGGGAGGAACCGAAGTATTTCTGTTTCAGACAGAAGGGTTTCTCACAGATGAATATCTGATGGGACAGGCGGGAGAACTGTACCGTTTGGTGCCGGAAGTGAGTATGATGGATGTGAAAGAGTTTCTGAATGAGCTTTCTCTGAGTGAGGAAGACAGGAGTATTTTTGACGCGGCTCTGGCGGCCTATCTCTTAAATCCTTTAAAGAGCACTTACGAGTATGACGATATTTCTAGAGATTATCTGGGGGTTCTGCTTCCATCCAAAAAGGAACTTTTGGACAAGAGAAAAAGTATATTTGAACAGGGTGAGTTGATCCCGGAAGGGGAACAGATCATTGGTTACGAAGCCTATGTTGCATGTGCGTGTGTGGAGCCTCTGAAGAAGAAGCTGAAAGAGACCGGTATGCTTTCTTTATATGAAGAGATTGAGATTCCAACCATGGTGGCCCTCCATGATATGGAAGTGCGGGGTATCCATGTGGACAGACAAGCGCTGAAACAGTATGGGGATCAGCTGGTAGGGCGGATCGAGGAACTCAAGGACCTGATCTATAAAGAAGCCGGCGAGGAATTTAATATCAATTCACCGAAGCAGCTGGGTGTGGTTCTCTTTGAGCACATGAAGCTGGAAGGCGGAAAAAAGACAAAGACCGGCTATTCCACCAGTGTGGATGTATTAGAAAAGATCGAGCATTTATATCCGATCATCTCTTATATCCTTGAGTACCGGCAGTTGACCAAACTGAAATCCACGTATGCGGATGGACTGGCCAATTATATTGGGGAGGATGAGAGGATTCACGGAAAGTTCAACCAGACCATCACGGCTACAGGAAGGATCAGCAGCACAGAGCCGAATCTGCAGAATATCCCTGCCAGAGTAGAACTTGGAAGGGCTATCCGAAAAGTGTTTTTGCCAGAGGAAGGTTATACGTTTGTGGATGCGGATTATTCACAGATCGAGCTTCGGGTGCTGGCCCACCTCTCAGGAGATGAAAATCTTATCCATGCATATGAGATGGAGCAGGACATTCATGCCAGAACGGCCTCTGAGGTGTTTGGAGTGCCGATTGATCAGGTCACCAGCATTCAGAGAAGGGATGCCAAGGCAGTCAACTTTGGGATCGTCTACGGACTCAGCGCATTTGGCTTAAGCCAGGATTTGAAGATCACGAGAAAGCAGGCACAGGAATATATTGACAAGTACTTTGAGACGTACCCGAAGGTAAAGGAATATTTGAATCGGGAAGTGGAAAAAGGAAAAGAAGAGGGCTTTGTGACCACGATGTTCCAGCGCATCCGTCCAATACCGGAGTTAAAGTCCAGCAACTTTATGCAGAGGAATTTCGGGGAGCGTGTTGCCATGAACTCACCGATCCAGGGAACAGCGGCGGATATTATTAAGATCGCCATGATCCGGGTCAATATGGAACTGAAAAAAAGGAAACTGAAGTCCCGCCTGATCCTGCAGATCCACGATGAGCTTCTGATCGAGGCCTATGACAGTGAGGTGGAAGAAGTGAAAGAAATCCTTACAAAAGAGATGATGAGCGCAGCAAAGCTTTCTGTACCGCTGAGTATTGATATTCACACAGGAAGCAGCTGGTATGAGGCTAAATAA
- the coaE gene encoding dephospho-CoA kinase (Dephospho-CoA kinase (CoaE) performs the final step in coenzyme A biosynthesis.) — translation MKKKVIGITGGVGSGKSEVLNILKNDYGAGLIEADRVAHELMEPGAVNFKALVKQLGEQILTEKGSIDRAALGAIVFGDEEKLKLLNSLTHPNVVKAIEHRIDEMEKDSKVRFIVYEAALLTGAEFEQRFDQLWYVFAREELRYQRLKEGRGYSDEKTASMIKSQPGEDSFRTAATHVIDNSGSLHETRQQIADILRLEGL, via the coding sequence ATGAAGAAAAAAGTCATTGGAATCACCGGTGGTGTGGGCTCCGGCAAGAGCGAAGTTTTAAATATTTTAAAGAATGATTACGGTGCCGGCCTTATTGAGGCAGACCGGGTAGCCCATGAGCTGATGGAGCCGGGAGCAGTAAACTTTAAAGCATTGGTGAAGCAGCTCGGTGAACAAATCCTTACAGAGAAGGGGAGCATTGACCGTGCTGCCCTGGGTGCCATTGTATTTGGCGATGAAGAAAAATTGAAGCTGTTAAACAGCCTGACGCATCCCAATGTAGTAAAAGCGATCGAACACCGGATAGATGAGATGGAGAAGGATTCTAAGGTCCGGTTCATAGTATATGAAGCGGCCCTGCTCACAGGGGCGGAATTTGAGCAGAGATTTGACCAGCTTTGGTATGTGTTTGCCAGAGAAGAGCTGAGATATCAGAGGCTTAAGGAGGGAAGAGGCTACTCCGATGAGAAGACAGCCTCTATGATTAAGAGTCAGCCGGGTGAAGACAGCTTCAGAACAGCCGCTACCCATGTCATCGACAACTCCGGAAGTCTTCATGAGACAAGGCAGCAGATCGCCGATATTCTAAGGCTGGAAGGCCTATAG
- a CDS encoding N-acetyltransferase, with translation MNDLTFISVDQSNIDKEHICCAITEKKGETCVSSKKTWMKQRFADGLVFRKLDARGKVFIEYIPAENAWLPVTAEQYMHINCLWVSGKFKGQGLSDQLLNQCIEDAKKAGKSGLTALSSAKKKPFLSDPGYLRHRGFLTADTAHPFFELLYLPFDENAPIPTFKGCAKDGKINEDGMVIYYTNQCPHTAKYIPLLQDVAKLHGLPLTVHKIETTKQAQNAPAPFTAFSLFYQGLFVTNEILSEKKFEKFIQETVLPSL, from the coding sequence ATGAATGACTTAACATTTATCTCTGTGGACCAAAGCAATATTGATAAGGAACACATTTGCTGTGCCATAACAGAAAAGAAAGGTGAAACTTGTGTTTCCTCAAAAAAAACCTGGATGAAGCAGCGTTTTGCTGACGGCTTGGTATTTCGTAAGCTGGATGCCCGCGGAAAAGTGTTCATCGAATATATTCCCGCTGAAAATGCCTGGCTGCCTGTGACAGCAGAACAATATATGCACATCAACTGTCTCTGGGTTTCAGGAAAATTCAAGGGGCAGGGGCTTTCTGACCAGCTTTTGAACCAGTGTATAGAAGATGCCAAAAAAGCAGGAAAATCCGGCCTCACCGCACTTTCCTCCGCAAAGAAAAAACCATTTCTGTCTGATCCAGGTTATCTGAGACACAGAGGATTTCTCACTGCGGATACCGCACATCCTTTCTTTGAACTGCTCTATCTGCCCTTCGATGAGAATGCACCGATTCCCACATTTAAGGGCTGTGCAAAAGATGGAAAGATCAACGAGGACGGTATGGTGATCTATTATACCAATCAATGTCCGCACACTGCAAAATATATCCCTCTCCTTCAGGATGTCGCTAAGCTTCATGGGCTGCCTCTCACCGTCCATAAAATCGAAACAACCAAGCAGGCACAAAATGCTCCTGCTCCATTTACTGCTTTCAGCCTATTTTACCAGGGATTGTTTGTCACAAATGAGATCCTGTCAGAGAAAAAATTTGAAAAATTTATTCAGGAGACTGTTCTCCCTTCCCTATAG
- a CDS encoding DUF3298 and DUF4163 domain-containing protein: protein MENKKKMDRLKQQYEDIEIPKELHQKVMDSIEKGKAENERARKKARFTAFGTKLGLSAAAALFVITVAANTNQNIAYAMTKVPVLKSIVKVVTFRSYEEKENNMEAKIKTPKVTGLKDKKTQKELNKEMAQYTDIIKKEFAKDLRKNSKTHKSLTTDYKVLLNNNSFLSIQIRTETSEGSSNAYSRIYNINKKTGKIMKLRGLFHKNADYQTVISKEIKRQMRQQMKQDPSKSYFIDTKKDDVPVDEFKKISASQNFYLKPSGDLVIVFDKYEAAPGYMGTPEFTISKKLLSSILK from the coding sequence ATGGAAAATAAAAAGAAAATGGATCGTCTCAAACAACAGTATGAAGACATTGAAATTCCAAAAGAGCTGCACCAAAAAGTGATGGATTCCATCGAGAAAGGAAAAGCGGAAAATGAAAGAGCCCGAAAAAAAGCACGTTTTACGGCGTTTGGAACAAAATTAGGATTATCTGCCGCGGCTGCTCTTTTTGTCATCACCGTGGCCGCAAACACAAACCAGAACATTGCCTATGCTATGACAAAGGTTCCTGTGCTGAAAAGCATTGTCAAGGTGGTCACCTTCCGTTCCTATGAGGAAAAGGAAAACAATATGGAAGCAAAGATCAAAACACCGAAAGTAACCGGTCTGAAAGATAAAAAGACCCAGAAAGAATTAAACAAAGAGATGGCACAGTACACAGATATAATAAAAAAGGAATTTGCAAAGGATCTCCGAAAAAACAGCAAAACCCACAAAAGTCTCACCACAGACTATAAAGTCCTGTTGAACAACAACTCCTTCCTTTCCATACAGATCCGCACTGAAACCTCTGAGGGAAGCTCAAACGCCTACAGCCGCATTTATAATATCAATAAAAAAACCGGCAAGATCATGAAGCTTCGCGGCCTGTTTCATAAAAATGCCGACTATCAAACGGTCATATCCAAAGAGATCAAAAGACAGATGCGGCAGCAAATGAAACAGGATCCTTCCAAATCTTATTTTATTGATACAAAAAAAGACGATGTTCCCGTAGATGAGTTCAAAAAGATCTCTGCTTCACAGAACTTTTACCTGAAACCGTCTGGTGACCTTGTCATCGTCTTTGACAAATATGAGGCTGCTCCCGGATACATGGGAACTCCAGAATTTACGATCTCAAAAAAACTGCTTTCCTCTATTTTAAAGTGA
- a CDS encoding RNA polymerase sigma factor → MKKTSEMESLTADIIVSEYESLYRMAYTYVHNESDAMDIVQESACKAITKCHTVKPQYVKTWLYRITINTAIDLIRKNKKEVIGIEDYEYGSEDSYRDFDTLDALNVLSPREKQVVILRFFEDLKLSEIAEILNENLNSVKSLLYRSLKKLKVELSEGESYHGK, encoded by the coding sequence ATGAAAAAGACATCGGAGATGGAAAGCCTGACAGCAGACATCATTGTCTCTGAATATGAGAGCCTTTACCGTATGGCATATACTTATGTGCACAATGAGAGTGACGCCATGGACATCGTTCAGGAGAGTGCCTGCAAGGCCATCACAAAATGCCACACGGTAAAGCCTCAATATGTAAAGACATGGCTTTACCGGATCACCATAAACACTGCAATTGACCTGATCAGGAAAAACAAAAAGGAAGTCATAGGGATCGAGGATTACGAATACGGATCTGAGGATTCCTACCGGGATTTTGATACGTTAGACGCGTTAAATGTATTGAGCCCCAGAGAAAAACAGGTAGTCATCCTGCGTTTCTTTGAGGATCTGAAGCTTTCGGAGATCGCTGAAATACTAAATGAGAATTTAAACTCAGTAAAATCTCTGCTCTACCGAAGCCTGAAAAAATTAAAAGTCGAATTGTCAGAAGGAGAATCATATCATGGAAAATAA